The genomic DNA CAACTTGGCGGCATCCCCCGCACCGGGGGTGGCCACGCCGCCACCGAGGCCGGTTTGCTTTTCCATGATGCGGTCGAAGGCCGATTCGGCCTTGGCCACCTTGTGGGCCGCCCCCGATCCCCCCGCGCTCCCCGCCGGGCCGGTGGTCGCTTGGGTGGCGCTGGATTCGCGACGCATTTCGCTCAACCGAGCCAGCTCCTCTTTCATCTCGCGCCGTTTGGCCTGAAGCGCCTGGATGTACCCCTCAAGTTCGCGCTCCTTATCGCCCGCCTCGGCAATCGCCTTTTCGAGCACCGGAATCTGCGCTTCGATGTCGAGCTGTCGGGCGATTCCCGCCTCGGCCAGATCGTCCCGTCCGGCGGCAACGGCGGTTTGGATTTGCTCGGCCAGCGCGTCGTGGCGGCGGTTTTCCTCCATCAGACGGGTATTGGCCAGATGTTTGGTCGCCGCCGCCTTGCCCATCTCGGCCCGCACCTCGTCGATGGCGCCGTCGACCTCGCGGATGACCTCTTCAAGCACCAGCTCGGGGGCTGCGTTTTCCACCGCGTCGATCAGGGCGTTGACGCTGCCGCTGACGATCCGACCCACACGACTGCTCAGGGACTCTTTCATAACGCCTCCTTGGAAGGGGATTGTTGCTGTAGGACCAACGCGATCAAACCCCGCAATCGCGCCATGCGCACCGCGACCACTTCGGGGTCATAGCAATGGCATTGGGGGGTCAGGGCCAGTTTAAAGAGGCCTTCGCTCAGGCGGAACAGGCGGTCGGCCAGCCCCCGTTCGAAGAGGGCCAAGGTATCGGGGGAGGGGGAGGAGATCCGGCCGGCCTGGGTCTGCACGAAGGCCAGACACTCGGGCAGCCAGTCGCGAATCAGGGCGACCAAATCGGAGTAGTGCTCGTGGTCGCTTTCGGCCGCTTGCAGGGCCTGAAAAACCGGGGCGAGGGTGCGGACCGATTCGCTCAACGCCTCGGCGTAGTCGACCGGCCCTTCGGCCCGCTTGCGGGTCTCTTGCAGGATGGCGCGCAGTTTTTCGCTGGGGGTGGTGGCGTTGGGCACGCGCAACCGGGCGAGAAACTCGGCCTCGTCGGGGGAGATACGAAAACTAATGGGGACCGACTTCATGACAGCCTCCTCCTTGTGACCACATCCAAATCTGTCTACAGATGCATACGAATGTAGACAGAGTTGAGGATGGATGCAAGCCTCACGGGGAGGGGGTTAGGGAAACGCCGATTAAAGGCTCCTGCCTTGAATCGGCAGCTCCGCAAAAACCAAAAGTAGGCGCCATGAAGCGGCGATGGTTTTGGCTTCGCTTGCAAAATCAGCAGAGCTTCGGCGACTTAGGTCGCCTCCTACGACAGCGCACCACGTGGCGGCCCATCCCTGGGCCGCTCGGAAGCGCGCATCAATCAGCGCTTCCTTAAGGGCCTCTCTTACCAAACCACCCCGCAACCAAAGCCGCCCCCCCACCTACCGCACCTCCACCTCGACCCGATCCACCTGCCCCCCTTGATCGACCGCCGCAATCTCGACCCGTCCCCGCAGTGTCAGATGGTGGTGCACCACCTCGCCACTCAAGGCGCGGGCAACGAAACCGCCGTGGACGTACCACGCCACCTCCCCCACCGCCCCCAACGCCTGCAAGGCAATCCGCGGCCCCTCCCCCATCCCCCCCGGCCGGTAAAACAGGCTATCGGGCTCGATGCCGACGATCTTCAAGGTGGCGGTGGGCTGCGCCAGGGCGGCGGTGCAGCGGGGGTCGAAGGGGGGGATCAATCCGGCGCGGCGCTGCCCCTTGGGTAGCCAGGGTTCGAGCACCTTGGGCCACAGCTGTACCGTGCGCGCCTGCGAGTGTTCCACCGTGCAGCCGGGATCGATCCTCAGCCCCGTATCGCTCGCCACCCGAAAGCTCAGCGCCCCACCCCGCCCCGCCTCTTGATCGGCGGGGTGCCAAGTCGGGGGGAGCGATCCGGCGATGGCCCACCCCTCGTGGCGGCGGGGACATTGCGCATCAGGGAGCCATTGGACCGGGGTGCCGCTGGGCCAGCAGATGGTCGCCCGAACCACCCCCTCGGGGCGGGGGATCGGCAACGGGTCGGGATCGAGGTGGTCGGTCACCGCAAAGAGCAGCGGGGCGGCAGCGTTGCGTCCGGTGTTGCCCGGCATTGGGGTGCCGTCGGGTCGCCCGACCCACACCCCCACAGTGTAGAGGGCTCCAACCCCGATGGCCCAGGCGTCGCGAAAGCCGTAGCTGGTCCCGGTTTTCCAGCCCCAGGCCGGTCGGGGGGCTGCCCCCACGGCGTGCGACAAGGCGCCAGGACGGGGGATCTCGGCCAGGATCTCCCGCACGATCCAGGCACTTTGGGGCGACAGCAGGCGCCGTTCGACGAAGGCGCCCGACTGCCCTGGCGTCTCGGGCTTTTCGAAGCGCAGCGGTCCGGTTGTTCCCCCTTGGGCCAGCGCCCGATAGGCTGCGACTAGATCCTCCAACCGGCACCCCGCCCCCCCCAGAATCACCGCCAAATTTGGGATTTGCCCCGGAATGTGCAGCGGCAATCCCCCGTTTTCGAGCCGGGCGGCAAACCGCTTGGGACCGAACCGTTCGAGCAAATCGACCGCCGGCAGGTTGAGGGAGCGTTGCAGGGCGCTGGCCGCCGTGACCGGACCGCTGAAGCCCTGCCCAAAGTTGTCGGGACGGTAGGCGCCCCAAATTCGGGGAACGTCGGCGAGCAACGACTGGGGATGGATCAACCCCTCGTCCAGCGCCATGGCGTAGAGAAACGGCTTGAGGGTCGAGCCGGGGGAGCGGATCGCCCGGATCATGTCGACATGGCCGAACCTCTCGGCGTCGCCGAATCCGGCGCTGCCCACGTAGGCGCGCACCTCCCCGGTGTTGTTGTCGACCACCAGCGCCGCCGCCGAGCTGTGGGGGGGCAGGGTGGCGGCATACTGGGCCACATACTCCTCCAACCCCTGTTGCAACGTGCCCTCCAGGGTGGTGCGGATAACCGCCTCTTGGGGGTGCTCGGCGATCAGGCGGCGGGCGAGCAGGGGGGCATGTTGCGGATGGCGGGGGGGGAAGGCGACAACCTGTTCCTCAAGCGCCTGGGCCACCGCCTCGGCAGTCCAATCCCCCTGGCGGGCCAGGCGACGCAGCAATTTGTCGCGGGCCTGTTGCGCCTGCTCGGGGTAGCGGTCGGGGCGGTAGTTGCTGGGGGCCTGAGGCAGCACCGCCAACAGGGCAGCCTCGGCCAGGGTCAGATCGCGGGCCGGTTTGTGCAGGTAGGTAAAACTGGCCGCCTGCACCCCCTCGATGGTGCCTCCGAAGGGGGCTAGGTTGAGGTAAAGATTGAGGATTTCTTGTTTGTTCAGGTGTGCTTCCAGTTGCAGGGTGCGGGCGATCTGAATCGCCTTGCCCCACAGGGTGCGGCTATGGGGATGGAGCAACCGGGCTACCTGCATCGACAGGGTCGAGCCCCCCGAAACCACCCGACCCGCCGCCAGGTTTTGCCCGGCAGCCCGCAGCAGCGCCAAGGGGTTGATGCCGAGGTGGTCGTAAAACCGGCGATCCTCGTACCCCAGCACCGCCTCGATGTAGTGGGGGGAGACATCGTCCAGACGCACCGGGTAGCGCCACACCCCCTGGGCATCGGCAAAGGCCCGCAAAGGGATCCCCTGCCGGTCGACCACCACCTGGGCAAACAGGGTGGAGGGGTCGGGAAGATGTAAAGGAAAGAGGCGGTCGAGCCCCACCAACGCCAACCCCAACACCAGCAGCATCCGCCAGAAGCGGCGGCGACGTTGCCAGATTTGCAGAGGCAAGGGTTGAGGCATGGGGGGCTCGGGGGTAGACAGGGGTATTGGAAGCTGTGGTGGCTCTTGATTGTGGGGGAAAATTTTGGTGCCTGAAAATAGGGGTGGCTTGGAAGGCCCCTGGTCGATTCATCGCAGCTTCGCTTCACCGTAGGGTGGATAAGCATCCATCAACAACCCGACATCGAATCGCCTTCTCAACCGACCGACCCATGAAACAAACCCGGCTTCGCGTCGGCGACAGAGGTCGCCTCCCACAGGCAAAAGCGACGGTCGGTTTTTTGGGGGGGGGTTGGTTTTGTGGGAGCGGATTTCTATCCGCGAATGAAGAGGCAACCCGACCCCCTCGACCCCCGCCCCCACCAAGTACCCCCTGGAGTGGACGCGCTGCATCGCGTCCGCTTTTTGTGCGATGGGGGAAAGCGGCCACGACGGAGCGCCCCCCTCCAAAAGGCAGGATCGACCCCCGTTGCCACAACCTGGGCCGACTGAAACAACCCGGCTTCGCTTCGGCGACAGAGGTCGCCTCCCACAAACTGGATTGAACGGTTTGGTGGTGCGCCGTCCTTGGGGCGATGGGTTGAACATTCGGTGGATGCGCTGCGCTTATCCACCCTACAACACCACCCTTCACCCCCCTCGATCCACCACCTCAATCGGCTTCATGCTCGCCCCAACCGCCCGGATTTCGGGGCGGTACATGTCCTCTACCTGGGTGGGGGGAAGATGGTAGAGGCCGGGGGTGACGGCGCGGACGAGGTACACCAAACGGCTCTCATGCAGATCGAGGGCCGCCACGAAGCGGTCGTCGCGCAGCTCCTGATGGCGCAGCCGCTCCCCACCCAGCCAATGACGCAGCGGGCGACCCTCGATTTCGATGGCGTCCAGGTCGATGGAGGGGGTCAAGGCTAGATTTTCGAGCTCAAACCCGGCGGGCAACAGGTCGACCACCAAGGCGTCGGGCACCCGCCTTTCAGCCTTGAGTTCAAGCAGCGTCAGCAGCAGCGTCCCGACCTCGACCCGCTCCGGAGTGGTCTCTTGGCCATCTAAGGTGTACCAGCGCCGCGTCACCGAAACCCCCTGTTCCAACACCGGAGGGGGGGTGTCGGGATGGCCCGAGATCGCCAGGTTGAGGTAGAGCGGCTCTTCTCCCCGGTTGGTCGCCACCAATCCGGCTTGCAGCGCCTCCCCCCGCCACCCCAGCCGCTGGGGCACATCCCCCTGCGTCTTCTGGCTTTGCCCCCCCACCGTCACCGTCGCCGCCCACGGGGGGGCGCCCCGGCGTTGCAGGGCAATCCCCGCCTGAAAAAGGGCCGAAAGCTCTTGGGTGCTCAGCCAGCGCCGTTCGCGCAGCAGCGGCTCGATACGGGCAGCCAGATCAAGACCCCGCGCAGCGGTCTCTGGGTTGCCGAGCAGCAGCGCCGTCATCTGGGCGGCGTCGCGCAGCTTGCTGCCGTAATCGGCCATGTAGCGATCGCCCCGTTCCAGGGCCAATGCCCGATCCAACGCCGCCTCGCCCCGGGTCCGATCCCCCATGGCGATCAGCGCCAAACCCAAATGCACCAAGGGCAAACCCGATTTGGCATCCCCCGCCGTGCGGTCGTAAATCCGGCGCAGCGCCCCGAGCGTTGCCCGGTTGACCCCAGCCAGCACGTAGGCGGCGTAGCTGCGGTAGGCCAGCCGGTCGTGCTCTGGCTCCCGGGTCCAATGCTCGTCGAAGAAAGGAGAGGTGCGGTTGAGGTATTCCCCCAGCCGGTTCAGCGCCCGGTCGAGTGCCGTGGGGGGAACCGCCATCCCCAGATCGCGGGCCCCCAGCAGCGCCCCGGTGGCGTAAGGGGTCAGCCAGTACTCCTCGTCGGATTCCCGGTCCCACAAACCGAATCCCCCGCTCGGTTTCTGCATCGCCACGATCTTGTCGACCGCCGCTTGCAGCATCTCAGCCCGTTTTTGGGGATCGAGCGCCTTGATGTCGAACCGAGCCAGATCTTCAGGGGCGGCCAAAATCAGGGGGTAGGCCCGGCTGGAAACCTGCTCCAAACAGCCGTAGGGGTAGTCGATCAGCGATTCGAGCCGATCAGCCAGATCGAGATCGACGGTGGATGAAAGGGTCAGTACCCCGCGCAGGGTTTTGGGCAAAAGCCCTTTGGTCTGTTCGGGGTCGAGGGTGAAGTCCTCCCCCGGCGCCACCACCGCCCTGATCCGCTCGAACCGGGCCGGATAGGGGGGGCGGACCCCCAACCGCCATTGCCGGGCAATCGGCTGTTCGAGCCCCTCCCCCGTCACCGCCAGATTGATCGTTCCGCTCCCCGCAACCTGGAGCGCCTCCACCGCAAAACGCAGGGTTGTCTTGGCCCCGTCGGCCAGAGTCACCGTTTGAGGCTGGGCGGTCAGCGCCAGGGGGGCGGTCGCTTGCAGGTCGACCTTCAGGGTTTGGGGGGCGCCGCTGAGGTTGGTCAGGTCGAGCGCCAGGGTGGAGCGATCCCCCCCCGCCAAAAAGCGGGGCATCGCCATCTGCGCCACCACCGGGGCGGCCACGGTCAGTTCGGTCTGACCGCTGCCGAATTGGGCCGGACCAAAGGCCAGCGCCATCAAACGCAGCCGCCCGTTGAAGTCGGGGAGATCCAGCACCACCTCGGCGCTGCCGTCGGGGGCGACCGCCACCGGCCCCTGAAAGAGGGAGACGATCCGCACGTCGCTTACCGGTTGGTCCCCCCCCCGCACCGGTTCGAAAAGATCGGCGTCGCCGCCGAAGCGCAGCTTGGCTTGGTCCTCCTGGCTGACCTCAATCAACTGGTGGTAGAGGTCGCGGATTTCGACCCCGTAGCGGCGCGAGCCGAAAAAGAAGGCAAAGGGATCGGGGGTGACGAAGCGGCTGAGGTTCAGCGCCCCCACATCGACCGCAGCCAGGGTGACCATCACCCGCTCAGGCAGCCTGCCCCCTTGAACCGGGGTCACCTGCATCCGGGCGGTGAAGGGGGTGTTGGGCAGGGTTTTTTCGGGGGTTTGGAAGGCGACCTCAAGCCGCTGCCCCTGGCGATCCAAAGGCAG from Proteobacteria bacterium CG1_02_64_396 includes the following:
- a CDS encoding penicillin-binding protein 1C, with translation MLLVLGLALVGLDRLFPLHLPDPSTLFAQVVVDRQGIPLRAFADAQGVWRYPVRLDDVSPHYIEAVLGYEDRRFYDHLGINPLALLRAAGQNLAAGRVVSGGSTLSMQVARLLHPHSRTLWGKAIQIARTLQLEAHLNKQEILNLYLNLAPFGGTIEGVQAASFTYLHKPARDLTLAEAALLAVLPQAPSNYRPDRYPEQAQQARDKLLRRLARQGDWTAEAVAQALEEQVVAFPPRHPQHAPLLARRLIAEHPQEAVIRTTLEGTLQQGLEEYVAQYAATLPPHSSAAALVVDNNTGEVRAYVGSAGFGDAERFGHVDMIRAIRSPGSTLKPFLYAMALDEGLIHPQSLLADVPRIWGAYRPDNFGQGFSGPVTAASALQRSLNLPAVDLLERFGPKRFAARLENGGLPLHIPGQIPNLAVILGGAGCRLEDLVAAYRALAQGGTTGPLRFEKPETPGQSGAFVERRLLSPQSAWIVREILAEIPRPGALSHAVGAAPRPAWGWKTGTSYGFRDAWAIGVGALYTVGVWVGRPDGTPMPGNTGRNAAAPLLFAVTDHLDPDPLPIPRPEGVVRATICWPSGTPVQWLPDAQCPRRHEGWAIAGSLPPTWHPADQEAGRGGALSFRVASDTGLRIDPGCTVEHSQARTVQLWPKVLEPWLPKGQRRAGLIPPFDPRCTAALAQPTATLKIVGIEPDSLFYRPGGMGEGPRIALQALGAVGEVAWYVHGGFVARALSGEVVHHHLTLRGRVEIAAVDQGGQVDRVEVEVR